The window tccctgccccatgcagcagtgagcccacattttccttctttactctttcactgttactgaagcagtagcagctctccttcaggctcgtgacatcccctgcaggggtcgatgctagggcagcttgggcttccctaacaccatcccttcttcactggacagtatttccaaattcctcctttgcagcctctcctttcttcccctatccttgtgttgccttgtggccctggagctcaggcctgagctccctgtttagccaagccagggtccagagatgcctgccaattttacagactgtcagtatggagctttgttgtgctttgtgggtgctgtccaggtaggaaagctgaggtgcgctgaggcacttgcccagcaacccctccaaaaggacatggctttcctataggtcccatgctgcttccgcaggagacatatggctgtctgggttgccccaggaacctgacctggactgcaggcctacttttgtcattaaatcaagcacctgcactgcactacatcagctgtttgcagtgtagggatctgcttgtgtctcagcttaagaatgagtggagctctagtcgtagtaggcatctagtgtcctttcatatggcctgggaaattcctcagctggcccccacctggggttctagaaggatgtaggtctcatagttgctccatcagagccagcagacactggcacatgccttgcaccacctctgtctcttcaaatgtcaccaggtgtttgtgtgtgagcaactgactcccaccctccatctctagtggttacaatggcagcgtagacaaggggcttacctgcaggcagccatgttgtgcacacttcagcttgggcaaggggaatcccacctcctgtgtgtttctggagttcatgggagagagctgaatccaaccccatcccagggatttctaaaaccgtcatgcgatgcccagattgactcatcggaatcaatacctgaaccatgcgaaaatgacctccctccttgtccttgactaggtgttctgcctatttaagagatgggaatcaggtcttccagagtgggacaggtccacctcttgcaaataaccaccctctgatgagacaaaatgcaatgcaggaatcagtgtttacaaacttcagtgttcagaaagggaccataggtgataggatttcagtagactgcagtgaacatttcccaggaagagggtgcacaagcgacagagcaattcatgccttaagctggacctctgctcctgagcggggccaggctccggggaccgagggagctgctggcaaccaggcagcatggccgagagacagctctgggcagcagcagctcctctgccaagagcagcggggctccgggcactgcctgctgctgctgctgacaggagatgaggcgagagggagagaagtgagaggcagtgtggagtgggaggagcgaggagattTCCccccttgcgggggaaatctgcacagccctttgcatgctaagtctctggctgcagggtaactgcagggtaacttggattcccaaaccttcactcttggagatcgctaggtctgtgagaaacttcagcaaaccccttcaaccccacctcagcctgcaggcagccccagcagcacctttattgcttcataagggtttttatgacctgctccttgggacctgtgagcacagagatacccctgcccagtgccctgtcctggcaggtttctgtagggcagaactgagtgtgcagagggtgggatggggtctgtgaaaaccagcagggaaaagacattgggagagagcaagagctcccagcagagagagcgccaggcagcagagacgggctgggaatgagagagaactgctaacagaaacatcacaggaggatgggtttgggcaagtgttgatcagtccctgcaaggcagacagctttctctgagccagccccgcatgtcttctctcccacccagcagagcctctgccctcacagccgtggagtccagggcatgagccacccgctctgcagccagacctgcagcagaggagaggggcatctctcctgccatgggccccgttttgtgctgcccgacaaaggggctgagtgactgccctgcaatgtcaccacccagctggggaaggtgaaggcttacccgactgcccatctgtccctctctccttgcctcccgtggcagcaggagtgtagtgttgctccttgtttcccctcctctccgtgctgcccttgttcttctctcgggttccctggggttggtgggttttcagctgcagctcagacccctgccctgcgagttgtgccacagaggtctctgcttgggagtgaggtgtctgcagcccccttctgacccgtgcaggtccaggaaatgcagtgggtggggaggggagtggagctgactgtcctgtaaggagagcccatctgcagtcctaacagtccttggaccatttccctgtggtgtcctggcaggcttggggctgccctccagaagggcaccgctgcctcataccaccatctctgtgatgtgtgagggagctgtgaagaatcttcagagatgctgggcgtatggagatggtgttgggaagctgtatgtgggcagctgaaaagagccgtgtgtgtgcttggctagaaaggggagtgtggagacgtcgctctggtgccctgaggaagggagagaaggttggagacccacacttgggacctgggctcgtctgctctcagcaggggctagattcttttttgggcaacagatgagagtgaccatcctgcagctcaaagagctgcaaacacaggacagctgagaacaagactaatagacagacaagctgtcctccctctgcacccggggacagggaattggtctttctcaggagtcacagcagaaacgctgagactttctgccttttgaggaagactgcccagggggcacaggggcatctcacagaaaataaacattaggaagaaatccctaaagctctgttcctcaaccctcattcttcagaacaggtggtgaagatgctgaaatattccttccacctgcccagtggctttcacctgacagaccttgtgactgtcagagctagtcacccccactcccatgtccccactgccctacagcaggatggacagactgccctggagcccatgggcagaggcctctgctcctcacagcacactccgccagtgcacaggggagctcaagcaaggcagctgcacacacatgctctccgtgaagagagaggcagtacggggggttggatgagaactggaacatttcagggtttcttgaaaagcatctcctaacttctccatgtcttttcttctttggacagtcccacatgcctggagggagcaacatgtccaacagcagctccgtcactgaattcctcctggcattcgcagaaacccggcagctgcagctcttgcacttcttgctcttcctgggcatctacctggctgccctcctggccaacggcctcatcatcaccgccatagcctgccaccaccgcctccacacccccatggacttcttcctctttaatctctccctcctcaacctggcctccatctccaccactgtccccacatccatggccaattccctcatggacaccacgaccatctcctactcgggatgcgctgcccaggtcttcctggtttccttcttgtttggaggagagatttctcttctcactgtcatggcctatgaccgctacgttgccatctgcagacccctgcactacgggaccctcctgggtggcagcagagcttgtgtccaaatggcagcagctgcctggggcagcggctttctcaatgctctcctgcacactgccaacacattttccgtacctctctgccaaagcaatgctgtggggcagttcttctgtgagatcccccacatcctcaagctctcctgctcacactcccacctccgggaagttggggtggttgtagttagtgcctgttta of the Struthio camelus isolate bStrCam1 unplaced genomic scaffold, bStrCam1.hap1 HAP1_SCAFFOLD_41, whole genome shotgun sequence genome contains:
- the LOC138065161 gene encoding olfactory receptor 14C36-like, which produces LAFAETRQLQLLHFLLFLGIYLAALLANGLIITAIACHHRLHTPMDFFLFNLSLLNLASISTTVPTSMANSLMDTTTISYSGCAAQVFLVSFLFGGEISLLTVMAYDRYVAICRPLHYGTLLGGSRACVQMAAAAWGSGFLNALLHTANTFSVPLCQSNAVGQFFCEIPHILKLSCSHSHLREVGVVVVSACLFFECFMFIVLSYVQIFTVVLRIPSEQGRHKAFSMCLPHLAVVSLFISSAIFAYLKPSSLSSPSLDLVLAVLYAVVHPALNPLIYSLRNKELRDALRKV